GTAGGTATACAGTGCCCAACGGCCCTGTACAAAATCGTCGTAGCGGTCCCCAATCTTGTCGGTCAGGTCAACCAGGAAGGAGTCTACATTGCCATCCTCCATCAACGTGGGGAACCAGCCTTGCTCAACTCCGATCAAGTCAGGCATCTCCTCCCCAGCAACAGATGCAGTGATCAAGCTGGTAATCGTGTTCGGCATGATCTGTGCATCGAGTGCAATCTGGTACTCAGGATTGTTCTCATTCATCATGTCGATACGTTTCTGGAAGAATTGACGATAGAGATCATCATGTGTCCACATCTTGATCGTTACCGTCTCCCCCTTCTTTGGGGTTATGGATTCTTCTTTCGCTCCACCTGCCATTAGCAGTGAAGCGCCTACAACCAAAACAAGTAATACTGATAAGCATTTCTTCATAGTTTTACTACTCCTTTGTATTTAGTCTAGGAGCGGTTATGCGAACTGTCTATGGAACTCTTGATAAATTTATGGACAAAATGATAATCATGAACTACAGCGAAAGTTAATCTATCAAGTCTAATATTTTTCATATTATTTGTTCTTTTAAATCGGTTTATGTGTGTGCAACCTTTCTATATTCTCTGGGAGATACCCCAATTATCTTCTTAAAAACGCGAGAAAAATAGAACTGGTCAGTAAATCCCACATACTCTGCAATGCGGTTAATTGGCTCAGGGGTGGCATCGAGATAGTAACAAGCCCGCTGCATCCTCAGGTGCTGCACAAACGCCATCGGAGAGTAGCCGGTCACCTCCTTGAATAGCTGGATAATCCTACTTGGACTGTACTGGGAACGTGAGATAAACGTTTCAAGGGTTATCTCCTCGGTCAGGTGACTCTGGGCATAGGCGATCAGGTCCTCAATAACCCGCACCCCGGGAACATTCAATGTGTCGGTAGTAAAATACTCCTGCTCATAGGAGAGCGAGAGGATCAGGGCAGCAGCGCTGCTTGCTGCAAGCAGGTAGCGATGCGTATAGCCTCTGGAGAGCGGGGTGAACACCTGAGTGAACAACCCAAGGATAACCGACTGGGAAGCATGGGGAATCTTGATACCTCTCCCTGAGAGTGCTCTGGGTACATAGGTCGGGGAAAAATCACCTGCAAAGTGAAACCAGTAGATCGACCAAGGGTGATCCTTGCTTGCCCCATAGAGATGGGCAGTTTTCTCTGGAATGGTAATGGCTTGCCCCTTGGATAAATGGCTCACTGTTCCATCAATGCTCACAAACCCCTCCCCCTCCTCACAGTAGATGAAGATGTTCTGCTCACACCCATGCAGACGCTGACGAAGGTGGTATCGGGCATGGGGGAAATACCCTGCATCAGAGATCACAAAACCACGAAGAGCTGGATTTGATTTGAACGCATCCAGCATACTGCGGGGGATCACATAGAGCTTCTCCTTGGGAAAGCCCTCTCCCTTCTCACGAATTCTTGCCATGTTGCTTCTCCCCCTCCCTATACTGCAGCGGACTCGATCCTACCCGTTTCTTGAAGTTCGTACAAAAAGAACTCGCTGTTGAAAACCCACAGCAGGAAGCAACCTTCTTGATCGGGAAATCAGTGGTACGCAAGAGGTACTTGGCATTCGCCACCCGGTGGTTGAGCATGTATTCATGCGGGGAAAACCCGGTACTCTGCTTGAAGAGCCGGGAAAAGTAGTAAGGACTGAGATTTGCACGACTGGCAAGGTCCTCGACACTCAGCGACTGCTCGATATGCATCGATATATAGGTAAGTACTTCCTCAATGGCATCCACACTGGAGGTCTTCTCACCTGCAAACCGGGCAAGGTAGAGTTCAGTCATCACATTGGTGATCAACTGGGAAATCCGTGCCTCATTGACCGTTTCCTTTTTGTCAAATACGGAGAATATCTGGTAGAGGTTGCGCTCAACCACATACGCGGATGGAAGCAACTGTATCACAGGCTCCCCTCCCTGGGAGAGTGCTGAAAACCAACTTCTCAAGATGGGTCCATCTATATGCATCCAGAGAATCTCCCACCCTTCCTTCGATGCTTTGTAGGTATGCGCCTGATAACAGTCAAGCAAGGCGATGCTTCCTGTCCCCACCGCTCTATATTCCCCACCCTGGAGGACATACCCAGAGCCGGAGAGGGTGTAGATCAGAAGATAACTGTCGTAGCGTTGTCGCGCAACAAGATATTCAGCACTACAATGGTAGTGACCAATACAGAGCAAGTAATAGAAAAGGGACCGAGCGCGAGCGCTGGCACTATAAAGAAAAATTTTTGAAGGTTCTAATACTCCAGGACTATGGTAATTCATTGTTGCAACCTAACTAAATGTATTTTGCTCGACACTTCATATATGATAATAGTCCATGTTTAGCAGAAACACAATGCCGAAAAAAAGAGCAAGAAATCAAAATCAATGAGCAACTTTTCTTAATACGTATCCACTATTCCCTGCTACAATGGCAGGCAGGAGGATACTCTCATGCACGCAAGAATCTGGGAAGAAATGGTAACAATACCCACCTATACAACTGGAGAGCCCAATGCAAACCCTATGTTCTTTGATAATAGGGTCTATCAGGGCAGTAGTGGGAGAGTCTACCCATACCCGATTATTGAAACAGTCGGAGATACCAAGACAGACCACTTGTATTCTGCCGTATTCTTGGAGAACGATTATCTAAAAGTCATGG
This sequence is a window from uncultured Sphaerochaeta sp.. Protein-coding genes within it:
- a CDS encoding AraC family transcriptional regulator, which produces MNYHSPGVLEPSKIFLYSASARARSLFYYLLCIGHYHCSAEYLVARQRYDSYLLIYTLSGSGYVLQGGEYRAVGTGSIALLDCYQAHTYKASKEGWEILWMHIDGPILRSWFSALSQGGEPVIQLLPSAYVVERNLYQIFSVFDKKETVNEARISQLITNVMTELYLARFAGEKTSSVDAIEEVLTYISMHIEQSLSVEDLASRANLSPYYFSRLFKQSTGFSPHEYMLNHRVANAKYLLRTTDFPIKKVASCCGFSTASSFCTNFKKRVGSSPLQYREGEKQHGKNS
- a CDS encoding AraC family transcriptional regulator; translated protein: MARIREKGEGFPKEKLYVIPRSMLDAFKSNPALRGFVISDAGYFPHARYHLRQRLHGCEQNIFIYCEEGEGFVSIDGTVSHLSKGQAITIPEKTAHLYGASKDHPWSIYWFHFAGDFSPTYVPRALSGRGIKIPHASQSVILGLFTQVFTPLSRGYTHRYLLAASSAAALILSLSYEQEYFTTDTLNVPGVRVIEDLIAYAQSHLTEEITLETFISRSQYSPSRIIQLFKEVTGYSPMAFVQHLRMQRACYYLDATPEPINRIAEYVGFTDQFYFSRVFKKIIGVSPREYRKVAHT